One window of the Alphaproteobacteria bacterium genome contains the following:
- the ykgO gene encoding type B 50S ribosomal protein L36 produces MKVLRSLKSAKTRDRDNRVVRRKGRVYVINKRKPRFKARQG; encoded by the coding sequence ATGAAGGTTCTAAGATCATTGAAATCTGCCAAAACGCGCGACCGCGATAATCGCGTCGTACGCCGTAAAGGCCGTGTCTACGTCATCAACAAGCGCAAGCCACGGTTCAAAGCCCGCCAGGGCTGA
- a CDS encoding N-formylglutamate amidohydrolase, translating to MEHPTDVVRNEAYELIRPRAQALPFVFASPHSGDAYSSAFLAQSRLDATAIRRSEDCFVHELFSSAPNLGSPLIRAVFPRAYLDPNREPYELDPKMFSDPLPSFANVRSARVSVGLGTIAKVVSNGAEIYRKKLRFAEVEQRIDRLYFPYHAMIKQLLVATRAKFGAAVLVDCHSMPSTGTTIEGDLGRPRSDIVLGDRFGTSCDPAVVDLFEKHFVEMGYTVARNDPYAGGFVTQNYGRPGSGIHALQIEINRGLYMDENTIARMPGIASLTADLGTLIAALGELDARTLRPPPSAFADAAQ from the coding sequence ATGGAACACCCGACCGATGTCGTCCGAAACGAGGCCTACGAACTGATCCGGCCGCGCGCGCAAGCGCTTCCCTTCGTGTTTGCATCCCCACACTCGGGCGACGCGTATTCGAGCGCATTTCTGGCCCAATCCCGCCTTGACGCCACCGCGATCCGCCGTTCGGAAGATTGTTTCGTGCACGAGCTCTTTTCCAGCGCCCCGAACCTGGGTAGCCCGCTTATCCGCGCCGTTTTCCCGCGTGCCTATCTCGACCCCAACCGGGAGCCCTACGAACTCGACCCCAAGATGTTTTCCGACCCGCTACCCAGTTTCGCCAACGTCCGTTCGGCACGGGTGTCGGTCGGGTTGGGAACGATCGCCAAAGTGGTTAGCAACGGCGCGGAGATCTACCGGAAAAAACTCCGATTTGCGGAAGTCGAACAGCGCATCGACCGTCTGTACTTTCCTTACCACGCGATGATCAAACAGTTGTTGGTCGCGACCCGGGCAAAATTCGGTGCGGCTGTCTTGGTCGATTGTCACTCGATGCCGTCCACGGGCACGACGATCGAGGGCGACCTGGGGCGCCCGCGCAGCGACATCGTCCTGGGGGATCGATTCGGGACGAGTTGCGATCCAGCTGTCGTCGACCTCTTCGAGAAACATTTCGTCGAAATGGGCTATACCGTGGCACGTAACGACCCTTATGCCGGAGGGTTCGTCACCCAAAACTACGGTCGTCCCGGCAGCGGAATCCATGCGCTGCAAATCGAGATCAATCGGGGTCTCTATATGGACGAGAACACCATTGCACGAATGCCTGGGATCGCGTCCCTGACCGCCGATCTGGGCACCCTAATCGCCGCATTGGGCGAACTCGACGCGCGGACCTTGCGTCCCCCGCCATCCGCTTTCGCAGACGCCGCCCAATAG
- the glcE gene encoding glycolate oxidase subunit GlcE: MSEPLNEDELSSLVKEAVTTGTPLEVRGGGTKRAIGRPVEAKQGMTTRGLAGIVDYDPTELVITALAGTPVHEVQAALAARSQQFAFEPRDLRALLGANGDETLGGLVCANLSGPRRFAAGGVRDHLLGFRAVSGRGEIFKSGGRVVKNVTGYDLSKLVVGSFGTLAILSEVTLRVTPRPAETGTLIVSGREIDRFAATLDVASGAGALTGGAYLTAGARVDFPHLAGTRQATIAVRFEGDTAIAAANAARKRLGPADTDVLETDASTELWAAIRDLAPLLGSDGNIWRVSLRRTAIAAFVESLDLPEGAPLMVDWVGGQIWFAEPQGIDVRARLHAAAGPDGHATVIRAADHRPTETSVFHPQSPAVAALSRRIKHHFDPKGILNPGRLYADY; this comes from the coding sequence ATGTCCGAACCCTTGAACGAGGATGAACTCAGCAGCCTCGTCAAAGAAGCGGTAACAACCGGCACGCCCCTAGAGGTGCGTGGCGGCGGGACCAAGCGCGCGATTGGAAGGCCGGTCGAAGCAAAGCAGGGTATGACCACCCGCGGCTTGGCCGGCATCGTCGACTACGACCCAACCGAGTTGGTGATTACGGCTCTCGCCGGCACACCTGTGCACGAGGTGCAGGCAGCACTCGCCGCGCGGTCGCAACAGTTCGCGTTTGAACCGCGCGACTTGAGAGCGCTCTTGGGCGCCAACGGTGATGAGACCTTGGGCGGCTTAGTCTGCGCAAACCTTTCCGGCCCCCGGCGGTTCGCCGCCGGGGGGGTCCGCGACCATCTCCTCGGGTTTCGGGCGGTGTCCGGGCGGGGCGAAATCTTCAAGTCCGGCGGGCGGGTGGTCAAAAACGTCACGGGCTACGACTTGTCAAAACTCGTTGTCGGTTCGTTTGGCACGTTGGCGATCCTCAGCGAGGTAACGTTGCGGGTGACGCCCCGACCGGCTGAAACCGGCACGTTGATTGTGTCTGGCAGAGAAATCGACCGGTTTGCTGCGACGCTCGACGTCGCATCGGGCGCAGGCGCGTTGACGGGCGGCGCCTATTTGACCGCGGGCGCGCGGGTAGACTTCCCTCACTTGGCGGGAACGAGACAAGCAACTATTGCCGTTCGTTTCGAGGGCGATACCGCGATCGCAGCGGCTAATGCAGCGCGAAAGCGTCTTGGCCCCGCCGATACAGACGTTCTTGAAACGGACGCGAGTACCGAACTGTGGGCCGCAATCCGCGACCTTGCGCCCCTCCTAGGCAGCGACGGAAACATCTGGCGGGTGTCGCTCCGTCGTACCGCGATCGCCGCGTTTGTCGAGAGCCTCGACCTCCCTGAAGGGGCGCCGCTGATGGTCGACTGGGTCGGCGGCCAGATTTGGTTTGCCGAACCGCAAGGCATCGATGTCCGTGCCCGGCTTCATGCGGCGGCGGGACCGGATGGCCACGCCACCGTGATCCGCGCGGCAGACCACCGGCCGACAGAGACTTCGGTGTTCCACCCGCAGTCACCTGCAGTGGCGGCATTGTCACGGCGAATCAAACATCACTTCGACCCAAAGGGCATCTTGAACCCCGGCCGACTTTACGCGGACTACTGA
- the glcF gene encoding glycolate oxidase subunit GlcF translates to MHVSLPPTKHQDPFFAAAATAFQACVHCGFCNTTCPTYALLGDERDGPRGRIYAMKDMLEGAAVERSLVPHLDRCLSCLACRTTCPSGVDYTRLIDLGRAQVAEGRRWTLQGLARRALAVVMTRPTLLRLAVVVGKAVSRFPIPGSAGAAARVARGADPRRSAVDGSRVFPAVGPQRARVALLTGCVQRAVAPEINEATVRLLRRMGCEVVVLSDARCCGSLDHHLGHTARAHRFGAQALASWHTAHKKAGLDYIVSNTSGCGAHLKDIAFQMQKSAGPASAHAAELGSLMRDVSEVAAALGLPDAVPTPDLEVTYQSACTLQHGQRIRDLPQTLLREAGFRVRGIKEDHLCCGSAGTYNIMQPDLSARLGERKAQNIERTDPSVVATGNVGCMLQLRNYTGVPVVHTVELLDWATGGPRPLSLDRRDARDA, encoded by the coding sequence ATGCACGTCTCGTTGCCCCCAACGAAGCACCAAGACCCCTTCTTTGCCGCCGCGGCAACGGCCTTTCAGGCGTGCGTTCATTGCGGATTTTGCAATACGACCTGCCCGACCTATGCCCTGCTCGGGGACGAGCGCGACGGGCCGCGCGGCCGAATTTATGCAATGAAAGACATGCTGGAGGGCGCCGCTGTTGAGCGGTCTCTGGTGCCCCATCTCGACCGTTGCCTTTCGTGTCTGGCCTGCCGCACGACATGCCCGTCTGGCGTCGATTACACGCGCCTCATCGACCTCGGCCGTGCTCAGGTTGCTGAAGGACGGCGCTGGACGCTTCAAGGTTTGGCCCGGCGCGCCCTGGCCGTGGTTATGACACGTCCGACGCTTTTGCGTCTCGCCGTGGTAGTAGGCAAGGCCGTGTCACGGTTTCCGATCCCCGGGTCGGCGGGCGCGGCAGCGCGCGTGGCGCGCGGCGCCGATCCAAGGCGGAGCGCAGTAGACGGCTCAAGGGTGTTCCCCGCGGTCGGCCCGCAACGGGCTCGGGTGGCGCTCCTCACGGGCTGCGTCCAGCGCGCGGTCGCGCCCGAAATCAACGAGGCGACGGTTAGGCTCCTCCGCCGCATGGGGTGCGAGGTCGTGGTCCTGTCCGATGCGCGCTGTTGCGGCTCCCTTGACCATCACTTGGGGCATACCGCCCGCGCCCACCGGTTCGGCGCGCAGGCTCTCGCCTCCTGGCACACAGCGCACAAAAAGGCTGGCCTGGACTACATCGTCTCGAATACCTCCGGCTGCGGTGCCCACCTCAAAGATATCGCTTTCCAAATGCAGAAAAGCGCCGGCCCGGCGTCGGCTCACGCCGCCGAACTCGGCTCGCTGATGCGCGATGTCTCTGAAGTCGCCGCCGCCCTGGGTCTGCCCGACGCCGTACCAACCCCGGACCTAGAGGTGACCTACCAATCGGCCTGCACGTTGCAGCACGGGCAACGGATCCGCGACCTTCCCCAGACCCTGTTGCGAGAAGCCGGTTTCCGTGTCCGCGGTATCAAAGAAGATCATCTGTGTTGCGGGTCGGCCGGTACGTACAACATCATGCAGCCCGATCTCAGCGCACGCCTCGGCGAACGCAAAGCCCAAAATATCGAGCGCACCGACCCAAGCGTTGTCGCGACCGGCAACGTCGGTTGCATGCTTCAGTTGCGCAACTACACCGGCGTCCCGGTCGTTCATACCGTCGAATTGCTGGACTGGGCGACAGGTGGCCCCCGGCCCCTATCCCTTGACCGGCGGGACGCGCGCGACGCGTAG
- a CDS encoding DUF1491 family protein, which yields MTSRLKTSLWVQAQVRLCDIRFQGVAVSRRGDPDAGGVLLKLLRDQRKCLLLRRIFAENGEQAWMIVGGKDEIDEDQAASYIERELKWDRDLWVLEIEDYDRRYQLDGPLTA from the coding sequence GTGACATCGCGGCTGAAGACCTCTCTGTGGGTTCAGGCCCAGGTGAGGTTGTGCGACATCCGTTTTCAGGGTGTAGCGGTATCGCGGCGCGGCGACCCGGATGCCGGTGGCGTGCTCTTGAAGCTCCTGCGAGATCAACGAAAATGCCTCCTCCTGCGCCGGATTTTCGCGGAGAACGGCGAGCAAGCATGGATGATCGTTGGCGGCAAAGACGAGATCGATGAAGACCAGGCGGCCAGTTATATCGAGCGCGAACTCAAGTGGGACCGCGATCTTTGGGTCTTGGAAATCGAGGACTATGATCGACGCTACCAACTCGACGGGCCGTTAACCGCTTAG
- a CDS encoding transglycosylase SLT domain-containing protein, with product MMPKFTATASLVGAALLLLALTTQARAGEADFPTSVGQTCRAQARDAEQRHQLPKLVLSAISLAESGRWHPAKRKSYPWPWTVTSGADSAYFSDKASAIAAVQRLQAEGVSNIDVGCMQVNLHYHPDAFSNLEAAFDPAANTEYAAVFLKGLFRSTKSWDRAIGRYHSATPARAEGYIHRVKALWRTERVQVAESRREAVKAAYRERQEALRAARTDS from the coding sequence ATGATGCCGAAATTTACCGCCACTGCGAGCCTCGTTGGTGCGGCTCTTCTGCTGTTAGCACTAACCACACAGGCCCGCGCAGGCGAGGCCGATTTCCCGACGTCGGTAGGCCAGACTTGCCGAGCCCAGGCGCGCGATGCCGAGCAGCGGCATCAACTGCCTAAACTCGTCCTTTCAGCTATTTCGCTCGCCGAGAGCGGCCGTTGGCATCCCGCAAAGCGCAAGAGCTATCCTTGGCCCTGGACAGTCACCTCGGGGGCCGATTCAGCCTATTTCTCCGACAAGGCCAGTGCGATTGCCGCAGTCCAACGCCTTCAGGCCGAAGGGGTGAGCAACATCGATGTCGGCTGCATGCAGGTCAATCTTCACTACCATCCGGATGCCTTTTCCAACCTAGAGGCGGCTTTCGATCCGGCAGCAAACACCGAATATGCCGCTGTGTTCCTCAAAGGGCTATTCCGGTCGACTAAGTCCTGGGACCGCGCCATCGGCCGCTATCACTCGGCAACGCCAGCACGGGCCGAAGGCTACATCCACCGGGTCAAAGCGCTGTGGCGGACGGAGCGGGTTCAAGTCGCCGAAAGTAGGCGGGAAGCCGTCAAAGCCGCCTATCGGGAGCGCCAAGAGGCGCTGCGCGCCGCGCGCACCGACAGCTAG
- the pip gene encoding prolyl aminopeptidase, whose amino-acid sequence MSAKPTVFPPIHPYRTGHLQVSDLHRIYFEECGNPNGKPALFIHGGPGGGIEPAHRQLFDPATYRIVLFDQRGCGQSTPHAELRDNTTWDLVADMERLRDHLGIESWLLFGGSWGSTLALAYATRHADRISQMVLRGVFLLRQEEIDWFYQDGADRFFPKEWAAYCAPIPPDERVDMVRAYYRRLTSDDPAVRQQAAKAWSVWEASTSTLRPSAAKIVQASEDAFADAFARIECHYFLNRGFFPRDGFLLHEATRYRHLSAAIVQGRYDMVCPIKSAWALSEAWPNADLSIIEDAGHAYSEQGTLAALIDATNRFARES is encoded by the coding sequence ATGAGCGCAAAACCAACCGTCTTTCCGCCCATCCATCCATACCGTACCGGGCACTTGCAGGTCTCCGACCTCCATCGCATCTACTTCGAAGAATGCGGAAATCCGAATGGCAAGCCTGCTTTGTTCATTCACGGCGGTCCGGGCGGCGGGATTGAGCCCGCACACCGGCAGCTTTTCGATCCCGCAACCTATCGGATCGTCCTGTTCGATCAAAGAGGTTGCGGACAAAGCACACCCCATGCCGAGTTGCGCGACAATACGACCTGGGATCTCGTCGCCGACATGGAACGCCTGCGCGATCATCTTGGCATCGAGTCCTGGTTGCTGTTTGGCGGATCCTGGGGCAGCACATTGGCCCTAGCCTATGCTACTCGACATGCCGACCGAATCTCGCAGATGGTGCTACGCGGCGTTTTCCTGCTGCGACAGGAAGAGATCGACTGGTTCTATCAAGATGGCGCGGACCGCTTTTTCCCCAAAGAATGGGCCGCCTACTGCGCACCAATTCCGCCGGACGAGCGGGTAGACATGGTACGGGCGTACTATCGGCGACTTACCAGCGACGATCCGGCGGTGCGGCAACAAGCGGCAAAGGCTTGGAGCGTCTGGGAGGCATCGACGTCGACGTTGCGACCAAGCGCCGCGAAGATCGTCCAGGCATCGGAGGATGCCTTCGCCGACGCCTTTGCCCGGATCGAGTGCCATTACTTCTTGAACCGCGGGTTCTTTCCGCGAGACGGTTTTCTGCTTCACGAGGCGACGAGGTATCGGCACCTCTCGGCCGCGATCGTCCAAGGACGATACGACATGGTCTGCCCGATCAAATCAGCGTGGGCGTTGTCCGAGGCATGGCCGAACGCGGACCTGTCGATCATAGAAGACGCCGGTCACGCCTACTCTGAACAGGGTACGTTGGCCGCCCTGATCGACGCTACGAATCGATTCGCTCGCGAAAGTTAG
- a CDS encoding DUF72 domain-containing protein, with the protein MTTSKIIAGTSGFDKPWKGTFYPEDIKKTELLPFYAARLPAVEINNTFYRLPKPEVLEGWFEQTPDTFRFAIKASRRITHIKRLNDVEEPTTYLMSSTAHLKHKLGPVLFQLPPNAKKNTERLKVFLGTLPADRQVTFEFRHPTWFEADALDALRDHGAALCIADDEKELVPFEATTDWGYLRLRKGEYTQDSLTQWAKRILAVDWRETFAFFEGDEEGRGPQWASQLMAVAGK; encoded by the coding sequence ATGACGACTTCCAAGATCATTGCGGGAACGAGCGGTTTCGACAAACCGTGGAAAGGGACGTTCTACCCCGAGGACATCAAGAAGACCGAACTCCTGCCCTTCTATGCGGCCCGCCTTCCGGCGGTGGAAATCAACAATACCTTCTACCGGTTGCCCAAGCCCGAAGTCCTAGAAGGTTGGTTCGAGCAGACGCCGGACACATTTCGCTTTGCGATCAAGGCGTCGCGCCGCATCACCCACATCAAGAGGCTGAACGACGTTGAGGAGCCGACGACCTACCTGATGTCGTCGACAGCACACCTCAAGCACAAGCTCGGGCCGGTGCTGTTCCAATTACCGCCAAACGCGAAAAAGAACACGGAACGGCTAAAGGTGTTTCTGGGGACTCTCCCGGCTGACCGCCAAGTCACCTTCGAGTTCCGGCACCCAACCTGGTTTGAGGCCGATGCGCTTGACGCTCTACGCGACCACGGAGCTGCCCTGTGCATTGCCGACGACGAAAAGGAGCTAGTCCCGTTCGAGGCCACGACGGACTGGGGATATCTTCGCCTCAGAAAGGGTGAGTACACCCAAGACTCTCTTACTCAGTGGGCAAAGCGAATCCTGGCCGTGGACTGGCGTGAGACCTTCGCCTTCTTTGAGGGCGATGAGGAGGGAAGGGGGCCACAGTGGGCCAGCCAACTCATGGCGGTCGCGGGCAAATAG
- a CDS encoding ATP-binding protein codes for MRYERLLNWGLEGSPDFVREVGLRQVQIFRSQLLWNAVANVVLSALVAIAIYAETNHGLLLGWLVLVWFGSVRSLLSWFRHRGAARPPRDLRRAQVRIVWTTIIAAGLWGPAAWVFFPEDNLVLQVVFTFVIGGMAAGVSGGLASMPLVWVGWTVATVVPTAGRFAIEGDQVPLVLAAMLATYAVVLLAFARNAFRAFKQSVRDRLTAVNESEGRVRAEAELERFFAQSNVLLAVADSHGIFRKVNPLWEKVLGFSAEDLLACPFIEFVHPSDFSRTQIELEKLRQPGHQTQNLINRYRCKDGSYRWLQWNAVNDPVGSLAYISAVDVTDQQEIERVKEQFISTASHELRTPVTAINASLKLLASGLAGRIPAESARMVQIAEKNGARLIRLVNDMLDLDRLQVGRMHFRTELVDLSKVVQESIAEAAPLFDQADMVVDARLQSGTFITADRDRLHQVMANLLSNAAKFSPTSSHVEVSVETIDGSACVAVRDHGAGIPQSFRTKVFEKFAQADLRSGVRAGSGLGLSIAKQFVEHMGGNIRFESPHDGGTKFVISFPPAGRSEDQETANFRERIDS; via the coding sequence ATGCGATACGAGCGCCTGTTGAACTGGGGACTGGAAGGTAGTCCGGATTTCGTCCGCGAAGTTGGTCTTCGCCAGGTCCAGATTTTCCGGAGCCAATTGCTTTGGAACGCGGTCGCCAACGTCGTGCTCTCGGCTTTGGTCGCAATCGCCATTTATGCGGAGACCAATCACGGACTGCTTTTGGGGTGGCTCGTCCTCGTCTGGTTTGGATCGGTACGAAGTCTCCTGAGCTGGTTCCGACACCGCGGCGCGGCTCGTCCTCCCCGTGACCTTAGGCGGGCCCAGGTCCGAATCGTCTGGACCACGATCATTGCAGCGGGGCTGTGGGGCCCGGCGGCCTGGGTCTTCTTCCCCGAAGACAATCTCGTCCTGCAGGTTGTCTTCACCTTCGTCATCGGAGGAATGGCGGCGGGTGTTTCCGGTGGTCTGGCGAGCATGCCTTTGGTGTGGGTTGGTTGGACGGTGGCAACCGTGGTGCCCACCGCCGGTCGCTTCGCCATCGAGGGCGATCAAGTGCCGTTGGTCCTGGCGGCGATGCTGGCGACCTATGCGGTTGTCCTTCTTGCGTTTGCTCGAAACGCGTTTCGGGCATTCAAGCAGAGCGTTCGGGATCGTTTGACCGCCGTCAACGAATCGGAAGGCCGAGTTAGGGCCGAAGCGGAGCTGGAGCGGTTTTTTGCGCAATCGAACGTTCTGTTGGCAGTCGCGGACTCGCACGGCATTTTCCGCAAGGTTAACCCGCTGTGGGAAAAGGTTCTTGGTTTCTCCGCAGAGGATCTGCTCGCGTGCCCCTTTATCGAGTTTGTTCACCCGTCGGACTTTTCGCGCACTCAGATCGAATTAGAAAAACTACGGCAACCTGGGCATCAGACCCAAAACCTTATCAATCGGTATCGCTGTAAAGACGGCAGCTATCGATGGCTACAGTGGAATGCGGTGAACGACCCGGTCGGGTCGTTAGCCTACATATCCGCCGTCGATGTCACCGACCAGCAGGAGATCGAGCGCGTCAAAGAGCAGTTCATTTCAACGGCCAGCCACGAACTGCGCACACCGGTGACCGCCATCAACGCTTCTCTCAAACTGCTGGCTTCCGGTCTTGCCGGGCGGATCCCCGCCGAGAGTGCGCGGATGGTGCAGATTGCCGAGAAAAACGGCGCGCGGCTTATTCGTTTGGTAAATGACATGCTCGACCTGGACCGGCTGCAGGTCGGACGAATGCATTTCCGTACCGAACTGGTCGATCTATCGAAGGTCGTCCAGGAGTCCATCGCCGAGGCGGCGCCGCTATTCGACCAAGCGGACATGGTCGTAGACGCACGACTCCAGTCCGGCACCTTCATTACGGCGGATCGGGATCGGTTACATCAGGTGATGGCGAACCTCCTCTCCAATGCCGCCAAGTTCTCGCCGACGTCGAGTCATGTCGAAGTCTCTGTGGAAACGATTGACGGTTCGGCTTGCGTTGCCGTGCGCGACCACGGCGCAGGAATTCCGCAGTCGTTTCGAACAAAGGTGTTCGAGAAATTCGCCCAGGCCGATCTAAGGTCGGGCGTACGTGCCGGGTCGGGACTAGGTCTCTCGATCGCGAAGCAGTTCGTCGAGCATATGGGCGGCAATATTCGGTTTGAATCTCCGCATGATGGCGGCACTAAGTTCGTTATTTCATTTCCGCCCGCCGGTCGGTCCGAAGACCAAGAAACTGCTAACTTTCGCGAGCGAATCGATTCGTAG
- a CDS encoding FAD-linked oxidase C-terminal domain-containing protein — MPMHMPESDQAVIARKAEIVAALEALVASNGVISDRSGLRVYETDGLTAYRQVPIAVVLPADTAEVSQVLTYCHQQGIKVVPRGGGTSLSGGALPLADCIVLSLAKLNRILDVDLANECAVVQPGVTNLAITEAVTDAGYYYAPDPSSQIACTIGGNVAENAGGVHCLKYGLTTNNLLGLEAVLITGEVIRLGGKHLDSEAYDLIGVITGSEGLLCVVTEVTVRLLRKPQAVQAVLAAFTDNTHAGECVARIIGTGLIPAGMEMMDGAAIAAAEAFCHAGYPLDAGALLIVEVDGSAEDVRVGIERVKDIATDCGATEVRQSRTEEERLVFWSGRKNAFPAIGRISPDYYVMDGTIPRRRLPEMLKLIGDLSARAGLRVANVFHAGDGNLHPMIMYDSAVPGELERTEALGAEILKACVRMGGVLTGEHGVGVEKRDLMGEMFGPVDLAHQQRLKCAFDAEGLLNPGKVFPTLHRCAELGRLHVHGGKVPFPELPRF; from the coding sequence TTGCCCATGCATATGCCGGAGTCGGATCAAGCCGTAATCGCCCGCAAAGCTGAGATCGTCGCGGCGCTGGAAGCGCTGGTCGCATCGAACGGCGTGATTTCCGATCGGTCGGGCCTCAGGGTTTACGAAACGGATGGGCTAACAGCCTATCGCCAGGTCCCGATCGCCGTCGTCCTGCCCGCCGATACGGCCGAAGTATCCCAAGTCCTTACCTATTGCCACCAACAGGGCATCAAAGTGGTGCCGCGCGGCGGCGGCACGTCGTTGTCCGGTGGGGCGCTACCGCTTGCCGATTGCATCGTTCTGTCACTGGCAAAGCTCAACCGTATCCTTGACGTCGACCTCGCCAATGAATGCGCGGTCGTCCAACCAGGGGTGACCAACCTCGCGATTACCGAGGCTGTTACTGACGCCGGCTACTACTACGCGCCTGACCCTTCGAGCCAGATCGCCTGCACGATTGGCGGCAACGTTGCCGAGAACGCCGGGGGCGTGCATTGCCTCAAGTACGGATTGACGACCAACAACCTGTTGGGCCTCGAAGCCGTCCTGATAACCGGCGAAGTCATCCGCCTCGGGGGAAAACATCTCGATAGCGAGGCCTACGACCTTATTGGTGTCATCACCGGCTCCGAAGGACTGCTCTGTGTCGTCACCGAGGTAACCGTACGTCTGTTGCGCAAACCGCAAGCGGTTCAAGCGGTCCTAGCGGCCTTTACGGACAACACGCACGCCGGCGAATGCGTCGCGCGCATTATCGGTACCGGGTTGATCCCTGCCGGGATGGAAATGATGGACGGAGCCGCGATCGCTGCGGCGGAAGCGTTTTGCCATGCTGGGTATCCTCTTGATGCGGGCGCGCTTCTGATCGTCGAGGTCGATGGCAGCGCCGAAGATGTTCGCGTTGGAATCGAGCGGGTAAAGGATATCGCAACCGATTGCGGCGCAACCGAGGTGCGCCAAAGCCGTACGGAAGAAGAGCGTTTGGTTTTCTGGTCCGGGCGGAAGAACGCCTTTCCGGCGATCGGACGGATCTCCCCTGACTATTACGTCATGGATGGGACCATCCCCCGGCGCCGCCTACCGGAAATGCTGAAACTGATTGGCGATCTGTCGGCGCGCGCCGGTCTACGTGTTGCCAACGTCTTTCACGCCGGTGACGGCAACCTACATCCGATGATCATGTACGACAGCGCGGTTCCGGGAGAACTTGAACGCACGGAGGCGTTGGGTGCCGAGATTCTCAAAGCCTGTGTCCGCATGGGCGGCGTTCTAACGGGGGAGCATGGTGTCGGCGTCGAAAAGCGCGATCTTATGGGCGAAATGTTCGGTCCAGTCGACCTTGCCCATCAACAAAGGTTGAAATGCGCCTTCGACGCCGAAGGCCTCCTCAATCCAGGCAAAGTGTTCCCGACGTTGCACCGGTGCGCCGAACTCGGTCGCCTCCATGTCCACGGCGGTAAGGTGCCGTTTCCCGAGTTGCCGCGGTTCTGA